A genomic segment from Helicoverpa armigera isolate CAAS_96S chromosome 10, ASM3070526v1, whole genome shotgun sequence encodes:
- the LOC110374398 gene encoding DNA-(apurinic or apyrimidinic site) endonuclease: MAPRSAKTKKAADVKVTENDAPKKGRGKAKNVPEVEPEADIELNEKVAPVTDKKPKRGKKAASDSGEPQVTDKNEEVGPPAKKGRKKNVDDTPPADKLAANGDQSGDEELSVQTEENEQSDDGEANGHTEEAPSAGRGRKKQAKKAPAAKKAEPKTGRGRKAKQATPESEDSPKEEVEKPKPAAKGRGRKAAKVEVEPEADKSDTTEEEVKEKPAPKGRKKAPAKVQEKEPELDADEDDLKEEEKPEPKKKEPKGRKNQGKKAQPKEDIDDDADEDETPSSKKRKVTKKADAKNDDEEEVAEAKPAKGKRGQKKVVEPTTESDEEAQDNEPTSKRRRKGADDKAPAGDSKKKAPPKNKALTDFESLDFSNKSTNSQGKDWNFKISSWNVDGIRAWATKGGLDYFKYEKPDILCVQETKCSQDKLPSEIANVPGYHAYWVEGEKDGYAGVGIYTTKLAMNVVYGLQNEELDSEGRIITAEYEQFYLVCTYVPNAGRKLVTLPKRLQWNEEFRRHVKELDKKKPVIICGDMNVSHKEIDLANPKTNRKNAGFTDEEREGMTQLLGEGFVDTYRHLYPDKTGAYTFWTYMMNSRAKNVGWRLDYFIISERLLPALCDNVIRDGVYGSDHCPLSLFLHLSTADKPKE; this comes from the exons ATGGCGCCAAGGTCTGCAAAAACAAAG AAAGCTGCTGATGTCAAAGTAACGGAAAATGACGCTCCCAAAAAAGGGCGCGGAAAAGCTAAAAACGTGCCAGAAGTAGAGCCTGAAGCTGACATAGAACTGAATGAAAAAGTTGCCCCAGTCACTGACAAAAAGCCTAAACGTGGAAAGAAAGCTGCCAGTGATTCAGGAGAACCTCAGGTAACAGACAAAAATGAAGAAGTAGGCCCTCCAGCTAAGAAAGGTCGCAAGAAGAATGTAGATGATACACCACCTGCAGATAAACTAGCTGCAAATGGTGATCAATCAGGAGATGAGGAATTATCTGTTCAAACTGAGGAAAATGAGCAGAGTGATGACGGTGAAGCTAATGGACACACAGAAGAAGCACCAAGTGCTGGTAGGGGTAGGAAGAAACAGGCTAAAAAAGCACCGGCAGCTAAGAAAGCAGAACCTAAAACAGGCAGAGGTCGAAAAGCAAAACAAGCAACACCAGAAAGTGAAGATAGTCCAAAAGAAGAAGTAGAGAAACCTAAACCAGCTGCTAAGGGCAGGGGAAGGAAAGCGGCTAAAGTTGAGGTTGAGCCAGAAGCAGACAAGTCTGATACTACTGAGGAGGAGGTCAAAGAAAAGCCTGCACCAAAGGGCAGGAAAAAGGCCCCTGCCAAAGTACAAGAAAAGGAACCAGAATTAGATGCAGATGAGGATGATCTCAAAGAGGAAGAAAAGCCTGAGCCTAAGAAGAAAGAACCAAAAGGCAGAAAGAATCAGGGGAAGAAGGCACAGCCTAAAGAAGATATTGATGACGATGCTGATGAAGATGAAACTCCTTCCTCCAAAAAGAGGAAGGTAACCAAAAAAG CTGATGCAaaaaatgatgatgaagaagaagtTGCTGAAGCGAAACCAGCCAAAGGTAAGAGAGGTCAGAAGAAAGTAGTTGAACCAACCACAGAGTCTGACGAGGAAGCACAAGATAACGAGCCCACATCAAAACGTCGGCGCAAGGGAGCCGACGATAAGG CGCCTGCAGGAGATAGCAAAAAGAAAGCGCCGCCTAAAAACAAAGCTTTGACTGATTTTGAATCTCTCGACTTCTCAAATAAATCTACCAACAGCCAGGGTAAAGATTGGAACTTTAAAATATCCAGCTGGAATGTGGATGGCATAAGGGCATGGGCAACCAAGGGTGGCCTTGATTACTTCAAATATGAAAAACCTGATATATTGTGCGTTCAAGAAACAAAATGTTCTCAAGACAAGCTACCGAGTGAAATAGCGAATGTTCCTGGTTATCATGCGTATTGGGTGGAAGGCGAGAAAGATGGCTACGCTGGCGTAGGCATTTATACAACAAAACTCGCGATGAACGTTGTGTATGGGTTACAAAATGAGGAATTAGACAGCGAGGGTCGTATTATAACAGCAGAGTACGAGCAGTTTTACCTAGTCTGTACATACGTCCCGAACGCTGGACGGAAACTAGTCACACTCCCTAAAAGACTGCAATGGAACGAAGAGTTTCGTAGACATGTTAAGGAATTAGATAAGAAGAAGCCTGTGATAATTTGTGGGGACATGAACGTTTCACACAAAGAAATAG ATTTAGCTAATCCTAAAACGAACAGAAAGAACGCAGGCTTTACTGACGAAGAGCGCGAGGGTATGACCCAGTTGCTCGGCGAAGGTTTTGTGGATACTTACCGCCACTTGTACCCAGATAAGACTGGCGCATATACGTTCTGGACTTACATGATGAATAGCCGAGCGAAAAATGTAGGATG gCGTTTGGACTACTTCATAATATCGGAAAGACTATTACCAGCTTTGTGTGATAACGTTATAAGAGACGGAGTGTACGGAAGCGACCATTGTCCTTTATCTCTATTTCTGCACCTGAGCACCGCCGACAAACCTAAAGAATAA
- the LOC110374425 gene encoding histone PARylation factor 1, translated as MADEWIEYVNDTRTICKYGVKCYQKNPDHHKQFKHPPKNLRKDVNRDGRNKRRYSPYTRESPRQSPQPQSRDDSPNARKEKPVNDNSDQKTSDGNDNKPEEPKLDDQTLEESFNVNLPEDITYYDKSTDNSLLKELFLVEMPEDFFKFFECISEGGKSFEEILASVNLMPIGPYELLMGKLPKLDNKELYLIHWRFFFDPAEFQAVLKKKKNSAYHIGYFRDDPEEKPAFVASNDCDKDYHITPMAYNIFGAVYVYLQNEKKHSPFTAMSCQKLMDKIKQYAEENKISLEEFNMKKRLAQTVTRSFHGAGIVVPYNKKTQVGYRRLVETDANLRKLFASLAKATDQKEKEKLLSDLQPVITYASIALDESDFGTGLEVGIALFCSGLKELEPSALSSFTSAYFVLNRKPFGDIIQAHLKYRRKGPNVSMLHLK; from the exons ATGGCCGATGAATGGATTGAGTATGTTAACGACACTCGAACAATATGTAAATACGGAGTAAAGTGTTATCAAAAGAATCCGGATCACCACAAACAGTTTAAGCACCCACCTAAAAACTTGCGAAAAGATGTTAACCGGGACGGGCGGAATAAAAGACGATACTCTCCATACACCAGAGAGTCTCCGCGTCAGTCACCACAACCTCAAAGCAGGGATGATTCACCTAACGCTAGAAAAGAAAAACCGGTAAATGATAATAGCGATCAAAAAACAAGTGATGGGAACGATAACAAACCAGAAGAGCCCAAACTTGATGACCAAACTCTTGAAGAAAGCTTTAACGTTAATCTGCCTGAAGATATAACATATTATGATAAAAGCACAGACAACAGTCTCCTAAAAGAACTGTTCTTAGTAGAGATGCCTGAAGACTTCTTTAAATTTTTTGAATGTATAAGTGAAGGTGGAAAATCATTTGAAGAAATATTGGCCAGCGTGAACTTGATGCCAATTGGTCCATATGAGCTGCTCATGGGAAAACTGCCAAAGTTAGATAACAAGGAATTGTATCTAATTCACTGGAGGTTCTTTTTTGATCCAGCTGAATTCCAG GCAGTtctgaagaagaaaaagaacagTGCATACCACATAGGATACTTTCGAGATGATCCTGAAGAGAAACCTGCGTTTGTAGCCAGTAATGACTGTGACAAAGATTATCACATCACACCCATGGCCTATAATATCTTTGGTGCAGTTTA CGTGTACTTACAAAATGAGAAAAAACATTCACCTTTTACTGCAATGTCTTGTCAGAAGTTaatggataaaataaaacaatatgctGAGGAGAACAAAATCAGTTTGGAGGAATTTAATATGAAGAAAAGATTGGCCCAAACAGTTACTAGGTCCTTCCACGGTGCAGGCATTGTGGTACCATACAATAAGAAGACTCAAGTGGGATACAGGCGACTGGTGGAAACTGATg CAAACTTGAGGAAACTATTTGCCAGTCTAGCAAAAGCGACAGaccaaaaagaaaaagaaaaattgctATCAGATCTACAGCCAGTAATAACATATGCAAGCATAGCTCTAGATGAGTCAGATTTTGGTACAGGCTTGGAAGTAGGCATAGCTCTCTTCTGCTCTGGACTGAAGGAATTGGAACCAAGTGCATTGAGTAGCTTTACCTCTGCCTACTTTGTGTTAAATAGGAAACCATTTGGAGATATAATTCAG gcaCACCTGAAGTATCGTCGAAAAGGTCCAAATGTTTCAATGCTACATCTAaaatag